One Granulicella sp. 5B5 DNA window includes the following coding sequences:
- a CDS encoding DUF427 domain-containing protein, which produces MPKAIWNGQTIAESDKVETIEGNIYFPEEAVNRAFLKPSSTSSNCPWKGQARYYTVLVDGQENPDAAWYYPNPKPAAKSVKRHVAFWRGVEIVTT; this is translated from the coding sequence ATGCCAAAGGCGATTTGGAACGGACAGACTATCGCGGAGAGCGATAAGGTAGAGACGATTGAAGGCAACATTTACTTCCCTGAAGAGGCTGTGAACCGGGCATTTTTGAAGCCTAGCTCAACGAGTTCCAATTGCCCCTGGAAGGGACAGGCCCGGTACTACACGGTTCTGGTGGATGGTCAGGAGAACCCTGACGCGGCCTGGTACTACCCCAACCCTAAGCCGGCGGCGAAGTCGGTGAAGCGCCATGTGGCGTTCTGGCGGGGTGTGGAGATCGTGACGACTTAG
- the ilvN gene encoding acetolactate synthase small subunit has protein sequence MLHTFVALVQDKPGVLTRVASLFRRLSINIVSLTVGESERPDTSRMTIVCEAPENAAHRIRASLYKLETTVHVDELNRSEAVIRELCLIKVQVGPDSPHGLHSRSQVFELAQVFRARVVDLAPESIMLEMTGSASKIEGLIQVLGESNYTILEVSRTGRMAMRRGHHTSRVLKALGSPTSLPPAHFPTLDPDALNEEDILPSEFDD, from the coding sequence ATGCTCCACACCTTCGTAGCCCTCGTTCAAGACAAACCCGGCGTGCTCACCCGCGTCGCCTCGCTCTTCCGCCGACTCAGCATCAACATCGTCTCGCTCACCGTCGGCGAGTCCGAACGTCCCGACACCTCGCGCATGACCATCGTCTGCGAGGCCCCCGAAAACGCAGCGCACCGCATCCGCGCCTCGCTCTATAAGCTTGAAACCACCGTGCACGTCGATGAGCTCAATCGTTCCGAAGCCGTCATCCGCGAACTCTGCCTCATCAAGGTCCAGGTCGGCCCGGACTCCCCGCACGGCCTCCACTCGCGCTCCCAGGTCTTCGAGCTCGCACAGGTCTTCCGCGCCCGCGTTGTCGACCTCGCACCCGAGTCCATCATGCTGGAGATGACCGGCAGCGCCTCCAAAATCGAAGGCCTCATCCAGGTCCTCGGCGAATCCAATTACACCATCCTCGAGGTCTCGCGCACCGGCCGCATGGCCATGCGCCGCGGTCACCACACCAGCCGCGTCCTCAAGGCGCTCGGCAGCCCCACCTCGCTGCCGCCAGCACACTTTCCCACCCTCGACCCCGACGCTCTCAACGAGGAAGACATCCTTCCCAGCGAGTTCGACGATTAG
- a CDS encoding DinB family protein: MSLAIPVDDLLRWNDLTAQRWRDHLHAHPALLAVPCDVRNSSNVAQVLQHIVAVELRYAQRLAAQPESSYDEVPFGSPDEIFATHQRAFDLIRPLLADDTYDWNDPLDFQTITLGRIRAARRDILLHMLFHGIRHYAQLATQARTAGFTPTWPMDFLMLNAQRI; the protein is encoded by the coding sequence ATGTCTCTCGCCATCCCTGTCGACGACCTCCTCCGCTGGAACGACCTCACCGCGCAGCGTTGGCGCGATCACCTCCACGCACACCCCGCTCTGCTCGCCGTGCCCTGCGACGTCCGCAACTCCAGCAACGTCGCGCAGGTCCTCCAGCACATCGTCGCCGTCGAGCTCCGCTACGCACAACGCCTCGCCGCTCAACCCGAGAGCAGCTACGACGAGGTTCCCTTCGGCTCACCCGACGAGATCTTCGCCACGCACCAGCGCGCCTTCGACCTCATCCGCCCCCTCCTCGCCGACGACACCTACGACTGGAACGACCCGCTCGACTTCCAGACCATCACCCTCGGCAGGATCCGCGCCGCGCGCCGCGACATCCTCCTGCATATGCTCTTCCACGGCATTCGCCACTATGCGCAGCTAGCCACGCAGGCACGCACCGCCGGCTTCACGCCCACTTGGCCCATGGACTTCCTCATGCTCAACGCGCAGCGCATCTGA
- the tnpA gene encoding IS200/IS605 family transposase codes for MAQSLAFLLVHVIFSTKDRVPVLDVDVRPDLYAYLATVIRNNQCECFRVGGVGDHVHLAIRLSRTANVSDLVAELKASSSKWLKSQSPKLTKFAWQRGYGAFSVGPSDLNALIHYIDTQESHHKKQTFQDEFRAFLGKYRMEFDERYLWD; via the coding sequence ATGGCTCAATCGCTTGCGTTCCTGCTCGTCCATGTGATCTTCAGTACGAAGGACCGCGTCCCCGTTCTTGATGTGGATGTACGGCCCGATCTTTATGCGTACCTTGCGACTGTTATTCGGAATAACCAATGCGAATGTTTTCGGGTTGGAGGTGTTGGCGATCATGTTCATCTCGCCATTCGCCTGTCCCGCACCGCGAATGTTTCGGATTTGGTTGCGGAACTCAAAGCGTCCTCGTCTAAGTGGTTGAAGAGCCAGTCTCCGAAGCTGACGAAGTTTGCGTGGCAACGCGGGTACGGCGCGTTCTCTGTTGGCCCGTCCGATTTGAATGCGTTGATTCATTACATTGATACGCAGGAGTCGCACCACAAGAAGCAGACGTTTCAGGATGAGTTTCGTGCGTTCCTTGGGAAATACAGGATGGAATTCGACGAGCGTTACCTTTGGGACTGA
- a CDS encoding NAD(P)-dependent alcohol dehydrogenase gives MQAHSLRLNAFGLDNVALTPTEVAAPGPHEVLVELRAASLNYRDLMVVLGHYNPKMELPRTIGSDAAGTVTAVGSAVTRFKPGDRVASLFFQDWLDGPFTPTTGKSALGGPIDGAFTTARLFSEDGLIHIPTYLTDEQAATLPCAALTAWNALVEKGNLHAGQTVLVLGTGGVSLFALQIAKLHGARVIVTSSSDEKLQRARALGADDTINYRTTPAWDKAVKDLTSGLGADHVVEVGGANTCPLSASAAAFNGHIHVIGVLSGTDGPGIDPRQALVKALNIHGIYVGSRAMFARMNAAFIVGKTQPVIDRVFPLTDARAAFEHVQTGSHFGKIVLSLR, from the coding sequence ATGCAAGCGCACTCTCTCCGCCTCAACGCCTTCGGACTCGATAACGTCGCCCTCACCCCCACCGAAGTCGCCGCCCCTGGCCCACACGAGGTCCTCGTCGAGCTACGCGCCGCCAGCCTCAACTACCGGGACCTCATGGTCGTCCTCGGCCATTACAACCCGAAGATGGAACTCCCCCGCACCATCGGCTCCGACGCCGCAGGCACCGTCACCGCCGTCGGCTCCGCTGTCACACGCTTCAAGCCTGGCGACCGCGTCGCCTCACTCTTCTTCCAGGACTGGCTCGACGGTCCCTTCACCCCCACCACTGGCAAGTCCGCTCTCGGCGGCCCCATCGACGGCGCCTTCACCACCGCACGCCTCTTCTCTGAAGACGGCCTCATTCATATCCCCACATACCTCACCGACGAGCAGGCGGCCACACTCCCCTGCGCCGCCCTCACCGCCTGGAACGCCCTCGTCGAAAAAGGCAATCTCCATGCAGGCCAAACCGTCCTCGTCCTCGGCACCGGTGGCGTCTCGCTCTTCGCTCTCCAAATCGCAAAGCTCCATGGCGCGCGCGTCATCGTCACCAGCTCATCGGACGAAAAACTCCAGCGCGCCCGTGCTCTTGGCGCCGACGACACCATCAACTACCGCACCACCCCCGCCTGGGACAAAGCTGTCAAAGACCTCACCAGCGGTCTCGGCGCCGACCACGTCGTCGAAGTCGGGGGGGCCAACACCTGCCCGCTCTCGGCCTCAGCCGCAGCCTTCAACGGACACATCCACGTCATCGGCGTCCTCTCCGGCACCGATGGCCCCGGCATCGATCCCCGCCAGGCCCTCGTCAAAGCCCTCAACATCCACGGCATCTACGTCGGCAGCCGCGCCATGTTCGCCCGCATGAACGCCGCCTTCATCGTCGGCAAAACTCAACCCGTCATCGACCGCGTCTTCCCGCTCACCGACGCCCGCGCAGCCTTCGAGCACGTGCAAACCGGCAGCCACTTCGGCAAAATCGTCCTCTCCCTCCGATAA
- the ilvC gene encoding ketol-acid reductoisomerase codes for MAKTYHDQDADLSLIQAKKVAIIGYGSQGHAHALNLKDSGVHVKVGLRPGSPNAKKAELAGLEVGSVAEVSKWADVIMNLTPDQTAAKVYHAEIEPHMKPNVTLMFAHGFNIRFRTITPPATADVSLVAPKSPGHRVREVFTEGGGVPGLVAVEQDASGTALALALSYAKGIGCTRAGVLETTFTEETETDLFGEQAVLCGGTSALVKAGFETLVEAGYQPELAYFEVLHELKLIVDLMYRGGLEYMRYSISDTAEWGDYVSGPRIVTPAVKQAMKEVLNDIQSGAFAKRFIDDQNSGRKEFEAFRAQDRNHPIEKVGAELRAAMPFLDPVKVENGTVVKA; via the coding sequence ATGGCAAAGACATACCACGATCAAGACGCTGACCTCTCCCTCATCCAGGCCAAGAAGGTCGCCATCATCGGCTACGGCTCACAGGGCCACGCCCACGCGCTCAACCTCAAGGACTCCGGCGTGCACGTCAAGGTCGGCCTGCGCCCCGGCTCACCCAACGCGAAGAAGGCCGAGCTCGCCGGCCTGGAAGTCGGTTCTGTCGCCGAGGTCTCCAAGTGGGCCGACGTCATCATGAACCTCACGCCTGACCAGACCGCCGCGAAGGTCTACCACGCTGAGATCGAGCCTCACATGAAGCCCAACGTCACGCTCATGTTCGCGCATGGCTTCAACATCCGCTTTCGCACCATCACTCCCCCAGCCACAGCCGACGTCTCGCTCGTCGCTCCGAAGTCCCCCGGCCATCGTGTCCGTGAGGTCTTCACCGAAGGCGGCGGCGTCCCAGGCCTCGTCGCCGTCGAGCAGGACGCCAGCGGCACCGCCCTCGCGCTCGCACTCTCTTACGCCAAGGGCATCGGCTGCACCCGCGCCGGCGTGCTCGAAACCACCTTCACCGAAGAGACCGAAACCGACCTCTTCGGCGAGCAGGCTGTCCTCTGCGGCGGCACCTCCGCCCTCGTCAAGGCTGGCTTTGAAACTCTCGTCGAGGCCGGCTACCAGCCCGAGCTCGCCTACTTCGAAGTCCTCCACGAGCTCAAGCTCATCGTCGACCTCATGTACCGCGGCGGCCTCGAGTACATGCGCTACTCCATCTCCGACACTGCCGAGTGGGGCGACTATGTCAGCGGCCCGCGCATCGTAACTCCAGCCGTCAAGCAGGCCATGAAGGAGGTCCTCAATGACATCCAGTCCGGAGCCTTTGCCAAGCGCTTCATCGACGACCAGAACTCCGGCCGCAAGGAGTTCGAGGCCTTCCGCGCGCAGGACCGCAACCACCCCATCGAAAAAGTCGGTGCAGAGCTTCGCGCCGCGATGCCCTTCCTTGACCCGGTCAAGGTCGAAAACGGCACCGTCGTCAAAGCCTAA
- the ilvB gene encoding biosynthetic-type acetolactate synthase large subunit, with protein MTNANQHPTLTGAEILWASLAGEGTTTVFGYPGGAILPIYDALRKFPTIHHVLVRHEQGASHMADGYARASGRVGVCMATSGPGATNLVTGLATAMLDSIPMVAITGQVSSKVLGSDAFQEVDITGITLPVTKHNFLVTRAEDIAPAIREAFQIARSGRPGPVLVDITKDAQQATAVYDFDAAAPPAYRPHPMLHKQLHADSPSIKQALELILAAKKPVILAGHGIVESGAEREVIAFAEALQIPIASTLLGLGAVPAAHPLQLGMMGMHGESWVNNAIQQADLLLAFGMRFDDRVTGNLASYSPNSKKIHIEIDPSEINKNVRVDVSLIGDLKQVLNILLPQIARHSEWSAAKSKNPEGVRPATTAQTFSTTASPWLSEINKSKGSAAVRDIINLPDNGHLYAAHVIHDIWREAQAAGRLENTIIVTDVGQHQMWEAQYFKHESPRSLVTSGGLGTMGFALPAAIGAKAAQPHKDVWVIAGDGGFQMTAAELSTIQQEGLAINIAVINNGFLGMVRQWQETFYDKNYSASPILSPDFVMLAAAHGIAGASVSKRSDVIPTVTKARTSGKPFLINFQVEKEDGVYPMIAPGAALHEMVRRPTHDPLLETAEDE; from the coding sequence ATGACGAACGCGAACCAACACCCCACACTCACCGGAGCCGAGATCCTCTGGGCCTCGCTCGCCGGCGAAGGCACCACCACCGTCTTCGGCTACCCCGGCGGCGCGATCCTACCCATCTATGATGCGCTGAGAAAGTTCCCGACGATCCACCACGTCCTCGTCCGCCACGAGCAGGGCGCATCGCACATGGCGGACGGTTACGCCCGCGCCAGCGGCCGCGTAGGCGTCTGTATGGCGACCTCCGGCCCCGGTGCCACCAACCTCGTCACCGGCCTCGCCACCGCCATGCTCGACAGCATCCCCATGGTCGCCATCACCGGTCAGGTCTCGTCGAAGGTCCTCGGCTCCGACGCCTTCCAGGAAGTCGACATCACCGGCATCACACTGCCCGTCACCAAGCACAACTTCCTCGTCACGCGCGCCGAGGACATCGCCCCGGCCATCCGCGAGGCCTTCCAGATCGCCCGCAGCGGCCGCCCCGGCCCCGTCCTCGTCGACATCACCAAAGACGCGCAGCAGGCCACCGCCGTCTACGACTTCGACGCCGCTGCGCCGCCCGCCTACCGCCCGCACCCCATGCTGCACAAGCAGCTCCACGCCGACTCGCCTTCGATCAAGCAGGCACTCGAGCTCATCCTCGCCGCGAAAAAACCAGTCATCCTCGCCGGCCACGGCATCGTCGAATCCGGCGCTGAGCGCGAGGTAATCGCCTTCGCCGAAGCCCTGCAGATCCCCATCGCCAGCACACTTCTCGGCCTCGGCGCTGTCCCCGCGGCACACCCCCTGCAGCTCGGCATGATGGGCATGCACGGCGAGTCGTGGGTCAACAACGCCATCCAGCAGGCCGACCTCCTGCTCGCCTTCGGCATGCGCTTCGACGACCGTGTCACCGGCAACCTCGCCAGCTACTCACCCAACTCGAAGAAGATCCACATCGAAATCGACCCCTCCGAGATCAACAAGAACGTCCGCGTAGACGTCTCCCTCATCGGCGACCTCAAGCAGGTCCTCAACATCCTCCTGCCCCAAATAGCCCGTCATTCTGAGTGGAGCGCCGCGAAGTCGAAGAACCCCGAAGGCGTTCGCCCCGCCACGACCGCGCAAACCTTTTCAACCACCGCTTCGCCTTGGCTCTCCGAGATCAACAAATCCAAAGGCTCCGCCGCCGTCCGCGACATCATCAATCTTCCCGACAATGGCCACCTCTACGCCGCGCACGTCATCCACGACATCTGGCGCGAGGCCCAGGCCGCAGGCCGCCTCGAAAACACGATCATCGTCACCGACGTAGGCCAGCACCAGATGTGGGAAGCGCAATACTTCAAGCACGAGTCCCCACGTTCGCTCGTCACCTCCGGCGGCCTCGGCACCATGGGTTTCGCGCTGCCCGCAGCCATCGGCGCAAAAGCCGCGCAGCCGCACAAGGATGTCTGGGTCATCGCCGGCGACGGCGGCTTTCAGATGACCGCCGCCGAGCTCTCCACCATCCAGCAGGAGGGCCTCGCCATCAACATCGCCGTCATCAACAACGGCTTCCTCGGCATGGTCCGCCAATGGCAGGAGACCTTCTACGACAAGAACTACTCCGCCTCGCCCATCCTCTCGCCGGACTTCGTCATGCTCGCCGCCGCCCACGGCATCGCGGGCGCCAGCGTCAGCAAGCGCAGCGACGTCATCCCGACCGTCACCAAAGCCCGCACCAGCGGCAAACCCTTCCTCATCAACTTCCAGGTAGAAAAAGAAGACGGCGTCTACCCCATGATCGCCCCCGGCGCCGCCCTCCACGAAATGGTCCGCCGCCCAACCCACGACCCGCTCCTCGAAACCGCGGAGGATGAATAG
- a CDS encoding Gfo/Idh/MocA family oxidoreductase, with protein sequence MLGHMHVNWLVVGIGDITRKRVIPAILTEKRSVLRGVVTRDAKKAEVYPDAAAWATLDAALADDAIDAVYVASPVVFHAEQTIAALKVGKHVLCEKPVAMNYAQAEAMVAAADAAQRMFGVAYYRRFYPKLMRAKALIAAGAIGTPVFAEGIYHGWLESAERGWLRDPKMAGGGPLYDVASHRIDALNFLFGKPERAVGLRSNAVHGLEVEDSATAVMSYAGGVHAVVDARWNSRVGRDEFRVVGTEGEIAMTPLNGPEIRWPGGAEQLPVAKNVHLPLIENFVAAVLDGAALVSPGREAVWTDWATEQVMRG encoded by the coding sequence ATGCTGGGACACATGCATGTGAACTGGCTGGTTGTGGGCATTGGCGATATTACGCGGAAGCGGGTGATTCCCGCGATCTTGACCGAAAAGCGCAGTGTGTTGCGCGGGGTGGTGACTCGGGATGCGAAGAAGGCTGAGGTGTATCCGGATGCGGCTGCGTGGGCGACGCTGGATGCGGCGCTGGCTGATGATGCGATTGATGCAGTGTATGTGGCTTCGCCAGTGGTGTTCCATGCGGAGCAGACGATCGCTGCGCTGAAGGTGGGCAAGCATGTGTTGTGCGAGAAGCCGGTCGCGATGAACTATGCGCAGGCTGAGGCGATGGTGGCTGCCGCGGATGCCGCGCAGAGAATGTTTGGGGTGGCGTACTATCGGCGGTTTTATCCAAAGCTGATGCGGGCGAAGGCGTTGATTGCTGCGGGTGCCATTGGGACGCCGGTGTTTGCGGAAGGGATCTATCACGGGTGGCTGGAGAGCGCGGAGCGTGGATGGCTGCGCGATCCGAAGATGGCCGGTGGTGGGCCGTTGTATGACGTGGCTTCGCACAGGATTGATGCGTTGAACTTTTTGTTTGGCAAGCCGGAGCGGGCTGTGGGGCTGCGGTCGAATGCGGTTCATGGGCTGGAGGTGGAGGACTCTGCGACGGCGGTGATGAGCTATGCCGGTGGCGTTCATGCCGTTGTAGATGCAAGGTGGAACTCGCGGGTGGGGCGCGATGAGTTTCGCGTGGTGGGGACGGAGGGGGAGATTGCGATGACTCCGTTGAATGGGCCGGAGATTCGCTGGCCCGGTGGTGCGGAGCAGCTGCCTGTGGCGAAGAATGTGCATCTGCCGCTGATTGAGAATTTTGTGGCGGCGGTGCTGGATGGTGCGGCGTTGGTATCGCCGGGACGTGAGGCGGTGTGGACGGACTGGGCGACGGAGCAGGTGATGCGCGGGTAG
- the ilvD gene encoding dihydroxy-acid dehydratase has protein sequence MSTPGKTNSVVLTEGPNRAAARAMLRGVGFTKEDLSKPIIGIANTWTEVGPCNYHLRDVAEAVKEGVRAAGGTPMEFNTVTISDGITMGTEGMKASLISRDLIADSIELVARGNAFDGLVCIAGCDKNMPGAIMALARLDIPGLMLYGGSIAPGHMHVGTDGKTPEPGSKKEIDITIQQVFEAIGAHAAGKISDAQLEEAESTACPGAGACGGQFTANTMAMAGEFLGISPIQLTGVPAMSQEKHAASREAGKLVMDLARSGLKPSQIITRESLEDAVSAVCASGGSTNAVLHLIAIAHELNIPLNVDDFDTISEKTPFICDLQPGGKYVAKDYQNAGGSRLLAQRLVEKGLLHGNTPTVTGKTVREEATTATETKDQQIILPWSAPLKKTGGLVILKGNLAPEGCVVKVAGHERLHHTGIARVFDSEDACFAAVESGEINPNDVLVIRYEGPRGGPGMREMLAVTAAIKGIPELSETVALLTDGRFSGATRGLMAGHVAPEAQLGGPIAAVHEGDTITFDIPNRKLTLNISDEELAARLKTVKPREIPYKRGVFAKYANTVSSASKGAITT, from the coding sequence ATGTCCACTCCCGGCAAGACAAACTCCGTCGTCCTCACTGAAGGCCCCAACCGCGCCGCAGCCCGCGCCATGCTCCGCGGCGTCGGCTTCACCAAAGAAGACCTCTCCAAGCCCATCATCGGCATCGCCAACACCTGGACCGAGGTCGGCCCCTGCAACTACCACCTCCGCGACGTCGCCGAGGCTGTCAAGGAAGGCGTCCGCGCCGCTGGCGGCACACCCATGGAGTTCAACACCGTCACCATCTCCGACGGTATCACCATGGGCACCGAAGGCATGAAGGCCTCGCTCATCTCCCGCGACCTCATCGCCGACAGCATCGAACTCGTCGCCCGCGGCAACGCCTTCGACGGCCTTGTCTGCATCGCCGGCTGCGACAAGAACATGCCCGGCGCCATCATGGCCCTCGCCCGCCTCGACATCCCGGGGCTCATGCTCTACGGCGGTAGCATCGCTCCGGGGCACATGCACGTCGGCACCGACGGCAAGACGCCCGAACCCGGCAGCAAGAAAGAGATCGACATCACCATCCAGCAGGTCTTCGAGGCTATCGGCGCACACGCCGCCGGCAAAATCTCCGACGCGCAGCTCGAAGAGGCCGAGTCCACAGCCTGCCCCGGCGCCGGTGCCTGCGGCGGCCAGTTCACTGCGAACACGATGGCGATGGCCGGCGAGTTCCTCGGCATCTCTCCCATCCAACTCACCGGCGTCCCCGCCATGAGCCAGGAAAAACACGCCGCCTCCCGCGAAGCCGGCAAGCTCGTCATGGACCTCGCTCGCAGCGGCCTCAAGCCCTCGCAGATCATCACCCGCGAATCGCTCGAAGACGCTGTCTCCGCGGTCTGCGCCTCTGGCGGCAGCACCAACGCCGTGCTTCACCTCATCGCCATCGCGCACGAGCTCAACATCCCACTCAACGTCGACGACTTCGACACCATCAGCGAGAAAACGCCCTTCATCTGCGACCTCCAGCCCGGCGGCAAGTACGTCGCCAAGGACTACCAGAACGCCGGCGGCTCGCGCCTGCTCGCGCAGCGCCTCGTCGAAAAAGGTCTGCTCCACGGCAACACACCCACCGTCACCGGCAAGACCGTCCGCGAAGAAGCCACCACCGCCACCGAGACCAAGGACCAACAGATCATCCTCCCCTGGTCCGCTCCGCTCAAGAAGACCGGCGGCCTCGTCATCCTCAAGGGCAACCTCGCACCCGAAGGCTGCGTAGTCAAAGTCGCCGGCCACGAGCGCCTGCACCACACCGGCATCGCTCGCGTCTTCGACTCCGAAGACGCATGCTTCGCCGCCGTCGAGAGCGGCGAGATCAACCCCAACGACGTCCTCGTCATCCGCTACGAAGGCCCCCGCGGCGGCCCCGGCATGCGCGAGATGCTCGCCGTCACCGCCGCCATCAAAGGCATCCCCGAACTTTCTGAAACCGTCGCACTCCTCACCGACGGCCGTTTCAGCGGCGCCACCCGAGGCCTCATGGCCGGCCACGTAGCTCCCGAAGCCCAACTCGGCGGCCCCATCGCTGCCGTCCACGAAGGCGACACCATCACCTTCGACATCCCCAACCGCAAGCTCACCCTCAACATCAGCGACGAAGAGCTCGCCGCCCGTCTCAAAACCGTCAAGCCCCGCGAGATCCCTTACAAACGCGGCGTCTTTGCCAAGTATGCCAACACCGTTTCAAGCGCCAGCAAGGGCGCAATCACCACTTAA